The proteins below are encoded in one region of Drosophila santomea strain STO CAGO 1482 chromosome 3R, Prin_Dsan_1.1, whole genome shotgun sequence:
- the LOC120451161 gene encoding histone-lysine N-methyltransferase SETD1 yields the protein MQNIRNITLVNNSGNNHDLSLANSKMPRNFKLLADPQLVKCGTRLYRYDGLMPGDPAYPTITPRDPRNPLIRIRARPVEPLMLLIPRFVIDSDYVGQPPAVEVTIVNLNDNIDKQFLASMLDKCGTSDEIHIYHHPITNKHMGIARIVFDSTKGARQFVEKYNQKSVMGKILDVFCDPFGATLKKAIESLTNPVAAKPLIGTKETLKWTLHHSALEDTELIHGNLEKNGEHVNDIYTTFKSNPTADRSRDRNWNRDKERDRHFKDRSRHSPERSYDRDRGMRENVGTSVRSKRSFYRRRSKDISPEDSRDILITTKERGRDSDSRPRDYCRSRERESFRDRKRSRDKSRDQPREKREHRFNSSKDREYRGRDRDRSAEIDRRDRESLKYCNRYSLHEYIETDRRSSNTITSYYSGSSLPSANHGFSSCSYPSIENIQKWSDHRGWTAPQPDFQPVKPPPPPPEEIENWDEEEHHKNCFKSTAHYGCANIQPTVPSNVNYMTKLKSVTQLNSDPGNVDLDTRIALIFKGKTFGNAPPFLQMDSSDSETDKCKPDVFSDVNSDSNNSEHKKKSSDKNEASDISSDEEIIGKKDKSKTSLSEKEVNDDNMSLSSLSSHEDPIQTKEGAEKPIMSPYIYSHSNQNPFYYHATGYGHYLSGIPSESTSRFFSNGAYMQSDYLKAVASFNFDSFSKPYNYHESALSDPNDGIRKKVKKVIGYIVEELKQILKRDVNKRMIEITAFKNFETWWDEHTIKARSKPLSEISDSIVNTPLNLIKDTSYKEKNADISLLNNSQREVADFQSFSSIGLRAAMPKLPSFRRIRKHPSPIPNKGNFLERDLSDQEEMVQCSDSEKEDSNMRISNNARSNIKGPDPIQESDHKSRISDLILKRKGSASSFFSSSSSSASCEAEYEASDCVEKARTSEEDSPEGYGQRNRNLRKKSFRNKNRVGTRDKILKSLDSGSDENKKENVTRHTKKNNIYSDTDEDNDRTLFTALQEKNISTILSDLEEISKDSCFELDENVIEPTFLTKITNTPKMNEFRRSLTPVPPPGYNEEEIKKNDDCKPKSVFDYNRIYSDSEEEKEYQEKRRRNTEYMAQIEREFLEEQEKSVENSLDRNLQSPNTTVQSGKAPRNKNDETREIFNSQIKPCFESASKVDITAVNVENIEKNLNEFVAVESDVLSNGCNKVYPNSKGETKGTQSPVYSDGGSSQASQASQVALEHCYSLPPHAQSVSLCDFPSGQLNETKNILKQEPENTAIVNQMTRTGPGRPRKDPSRTQKKKKDSVLRVPNVKNKMAPNRDAWAELARRTANFVPCDMYKTRDQNEEMVILYTFLTKGIDAEDINFIKMSYLDHLHKEPYAMFLNNTHWVDHCTTDRAFWPPPPKKRRKDDELMRHKTGSARTEGFYKLDVREKAKHKYHHAKANTEDSLNEDRSDEPTALTNNHHNKIISKMQGISREARSNQRRLLTAFGSMGESELLKFNQLKFRKKQLKFAKSAIHDWGLFAMEPIAADEMVIEYVGQMIRPVVADLRETKYEAIGIGSSYLFRIDMETIIDATKCGNLARFINHSCNPNCYAKVITIESEKKIVIYSKQPIGINEEITYDYKFPLEEEKIPCLCGAQGCRGTLN from the exons ATGCAGAACATTCGTAATATTACCCTTGTCAACAATTCCGGCAACAACCATGATTTGTCTCTGGCCAACTCCAAAATGCCGCGCAACTTTAAACTGCTAGCTGATCCACAGTTGGTTAAATGTGGTACCAGACTCTATCGTTACGATGGTTTAATGCCAGGAGACCCGGCTTATCCAACAATAACTCCCAGGGACCCACGGAATCCACTTATTCGCATACGCGCCAGGCCTGTTGAACCACTTATGCTTCTTATTCCAAG GTTTGTCATCGATTCCGACTACGTGGGCCAGCCCCCTGCAGTGGAAGTTACAATAGTGAACCTAAATGATAACATCGACAAGCAGTTTCTTGCTAGCATGCTGGACAAATGTGGAACATCTGATGAAATACATATTTACCATCATCCCAtcacaaacaaacacatggGCATTGCTCGTATAGTTTTTGATAGTACGAAGGGAGCGAGAcaattcgttgaaaaatacAATCAAAAGTCTGTAATGGGAAAG ATCTTGGATGTGTTTTGCGACCCTTTTGGTGCTACATTAAAAAAAGCTATTGAGAGCCTTACAAATCCAGTCGCTGCAAAACCATTGATAGGTACCAAAGAAACGTTAAAATGGACATTACATCATTCGGCTTTAGAGGACACCGAACTCATCCACGGAAATCTTGAAAAAAACGGCGAACACGTAAATGATATCTACACCACTTTTAAAAGCAATCCTACTGCAGACCGCAGTAGAGATCGAAACTGGAATCGTGACAAGGAAAGAGATCGTCATTTTAAGGACCGCAGTCGACACTCGCCAGAGCGAAGTTATGATCGTGATCGTGGAATGCGTGAAAACGTTGGCACTTCAGTAAGAAGTAAACGTAGTTTTTATCGACGCCGTTCTAAAGATATATCCCCGGAAGATTCTCGGGATATATTGATCACGACAAAAGAACGAGGTAGAGATTCAGATTCACGGCCTCGCGATTATTGTCGTTCTAGGGAGCGAGAGTCGTTTCGAGACCGTAAAAGATCTCGCGACAAAAGCCGAGACCAGCCCAGGGAAAAGAGAGAACATCGTTTTAACTCATCTAAAGATCGAGAGTATCGCGGAAGAGATCGCGACCGATCTGCTGAAATCGATCGAAGGGATCGCGAAAGTCTTAAGTATTGTAACCGCTATTCATTGCATGAATATATTGAAACTGATAGACGCTCATCGAATACAATAACTAGTTACTATTCCGGTTCCAGTTTGCCTAGCGCGAACCATGGTTTTAGTAGCTGTTCTTACCcttcaattgaaaatattcagAAATGGTCAGATCATAGAGGTTGGACCGCGCCTCAGCCCGACTTTCAGCCAGTAAAACCACCCCCGCCGCCACCAGAAGAGATTGAAAACTGGGATGAAGAGGAACAccataaaaattgttttaagtCAACTGCGCATTATGGCTGCGCAAATATTCAACCGACAGTGCCGTCAAACGTTAATTACATGACTAAATTAAAGTCAGTTACACAATTGAATTCCGATCCAGGGAACGTAGATTTAGATACTCGAATTGCGTTAATATTTAAAGGAAAAACGTTTGGGAATGCACCACCTTTTCTTCAAATGGATAGTAGCGATTCAGAAACAGATAAATGCAAACCTGATGTTTTTTCAGATGTTAATTCCGATTCAAACAACTCGGAGCACAAAAAAAAGTCAAGTGACAAAAATGAAGCAAGTGATATATCAAGTGATGAAGAAATAATAGGTAAAAAGGACAAGTCGAAAACCAGTTTAAGTGAAAAAGAAGTAAATGATGACAATATGTCTTTATCGAGCTTATCTTCCCATGAGGATCCTATTCAGACTAAAGAAGGTGCAGAGAAACCTATTATGTCACCTTACATATATTCCCATTCAAATCAAAATCCTTTTTATTACCATGCAACAGGCTATGGGCACTATCTATCCGGTATCCCGTCGGAATCTACAAGTCGTTTTTTTTCAAATGGCGCTTACATGCAGTCTGATTATTTAAAAGCCGTTgcttcatttaattttgattcGTTTTCAAAGCCATACAACTACCATGAAAGTGCTCTATCAGATCCGAATGATGGGATAcgcaaaaaagtaaaaaaagtaattggttATATTGTCGAGGAGCTGAAACAGATTTTAAAAAGGGACGTTAATAAGCGTATGATTGAGATAActgcatttaaaaattttgagACCTGGTGGGACGAGCATACAATAAAAGCTCGTTCAAAGCCGCTATCCGAAATATCAGACTCCATTGTCAATACACCcttaaatttgattaaagaTACTTCCTATAAGGAAAAGAATGCTGACATTAGTCTTCTTAATAATTCCCAAAGGGAAGTCGCAGATTTTCAATCCTTCTCAAGTATAGGCTTACGGGCGGCAATGCCCAAGCTGCCATCATTTCGGCGTATAAGAAAACATCCTAGTCCTATACCTAACAAAGGAAATTTTTTGGAAAGAGATTTAAGTGACCAAGAGGAAATGGTGCAATGTTCAGATTCTGAAAAAGAGGATTCTAATATGAGAATCTCCAATAATGCACGTTCAAACATTAAGGGTCCAGACCCAATTCAAGAGTCAGATCATAAATCGCGAATAtctgatttaattttaaaaagaaaggGAAGTGCTTCAAGTTTCTTTTCATCTTCGTCTTCTTCCGCTTCTTGTGAAGCTGAGTATGAAGCCAGCGATTGTGTCGAAAAAGCAAGGACTAGTGAAGAAGATAGTCCTGAAGGATATGGTCAAAGAAATAGGAATCTACGGAAAAAAAGTTttagaaacaaaaacagagtCGGTACAAGGGAtaaaattttgaaaagtttGGATTCGGGCTCAGatgaaaacaagaaagagaaCGTAACaaggcacacaaaaaaaaataatatatattccGATACAGATGAAGATAATGATAGAACGTTGTTTACTGCTTtacaagaaaaaaatatttcaactaTTCTATCTGATCTCGAAGAAATAAGTAAAGATAGTTGCTTCGAATTGGACGAAAACGTGATTGAGCCCACATTTTTAACAAAGATAACAAACACGCCGAAAATGAACGAATTTAGGCGCTCTCTTACCCCTGTTCCACCACCGGGGTACAATGaagaagaaattaaaaaaaatgatgaCTGTAAACCAAAGTCAGTATTTGATTATAATAGAATTTACAGCGACTCCGAGGAGGAGAAAGAATATCAGGAAAAGAGAAGAAGAAATACTGAGTACATGGCTCAAATAGAACGAGAATTTTTAGAGGAACAAGAGAAGAGTGTTGAAAATTCTTTGGATAGAAACCTACAATCCCCTAATACCACGGTACAAAGCGGAAAAGCCcccagaaataaaaatgacgAAACTCgagaaatatttaattcccaAATTAAACCATGCTTTGAAAGTGCAAGTAAAGTTGACATTACTGCAGTCAATGTAGAAAATATTGAGAAAAATCTAAATGAATTTGTCGCTGTAGAGAGTGATGTTCTTTCAAACGGTTGTAACAAAGTGTATCCAAATTCAAAAGGTGAAACCAAAGGAACTCAATCGCCAGTGTATTCTGACGGCGGTTCCAGTCAAGCGTCACAGGCCAGCCAGGTTGCGCTAGAGCATTGTTATTCGTTGCCGCCGCACGCACAATCAGTTTCTTTGTGCGATTTTCCATCTGGCCAGTTGAATGAgactaaaaacattttaaaacaagaaCCAGAAAACACTGCAATTGTTAACCAAATGACGAGGACAGGTCCAGGCAGACCTCGCAAGGATCCAAGTCGTActcaaaagaaaaagaaagattCGGTCCTCAGGGTGCCAAATGTAAAGAACAAAATGGCACCAAACAGAGATGCGTGGGCCGAATTGGCACGAAGAACTGCAAATTTTGTTCCGTGTGATATGTATAAAACTCGTGATCAGAATGAAGAAATGGTTATTTTGTACACTTTCTTAACAAAAGGCATTGATGCAGAAGatataaactttataaaaATGAGTTATTTGGACCATTTGCATAAGGAGCCGTATGC tatgtttttaaataatactCACTGGGTGGACCACTGCACAACTGACCGAGCTTTTTGGCCACCGCCTCcaaaaaaacgaagaaaagaTGATGAACTGATGCGCCATAAGACTGGATCTGCACGAACTGAAGGATTTTACAAATTAGATGTTCGAGAAAAAGCTAAGCACAAGTACCATCACGCTAAAGCCAATACAGAAGATTCCCTTAATGAAGATCGGAGCGATGAACCTACAGCACTTACAAACAATCatcacaataaaataatttccaaAATGCAAGGAATTTCCCGCGAAGCTCGCTCAAACCAGCGAAGGCTCTTGACAGCCTTTGGTTCTATGGGTGAGTCAGAGCTCTTAAAATTTAATCAGCTAAAGTTTCGGAAGAAACAGCTTAAATTTGCCAAATCTGCGATACATGATTGGGGATTATTTGCAATGGAGCCCATAGCTGCAGATGAAATGGTTATTGAATATGTTGGTCAGATGATTCGACCTGTAGTTGCTGATCTAAGAGAAACAAAGTACGAAGCGATTGGAATTGGCAGTTCCTATTTGTTTCGAATCGACATGGAAACTATAATCGATGCAACTAAATGTGGAAACTTAGCTCGTTTTATAAATCACAGTTGCAAT ccGAACTGCTACGCTAAGGTTATAACTATTGaatctgaaaaaaaaatagttataTATTCAAAGCAACCCATTGGTATCAACGAGGAAATAACGTACGACTATAAATTTCCATTGGAAGAAGAAAAAATACCGTGCCTGTGTGGCGCCCAAGGATGTCGAGGCACACTTAACTAA
- the LOC120451162 gene encoding mediator of RNA polymerase II transcription subunit 21: MADRLTQLQDTVNQQAENFCNAIGVIQQTSFPSKFVNFDRIGPQTPNSCQPQEDYAQLFAQLIARCAKDIDTLIESLPNEDSSIELQNSSLKRLEIENQETAKDLEEVVQKGELLLEKMQYALESIAQAQLDMQITLKHDLQ, translated from the exons ATGGCTGACCGCCTTACACAATTGCAAGACACCGTTAATCAG CAAGCCGAGAACTTCTGCAATGCTATTGGTGTGATTCAACAAACCTCTTTTCCGAgtaaatttgttaattttgatCGCATTGGACCCCAAACGCCAAACTCGTGTCAGCCGCAAGAAGACTATGCCCAACTATTTGCACAGTTAATTGCTCGATGTGCTAAAGACATCGACACCTTAATTGAGTCGCTTCCAAATGAAGACAGCTCCATTGAACTTCAGAATTCTAGCCTTAAGAGACTTGAGATCGAAAACCAAGAAACTGCAAAAGACCTTGAGGAAGTAGTGCAAAAAGGCGAACTTTTGCTAGAAAAAATGCAGTATGCTTTGGAAAGCATTGCTCAGGCTCAATTAGATATGCAAATAACACTTAAACATGATTTGCAATAG